In Streptomyces dangxiongensis, one DNA window encodes the following:
- the rplE gene encoding 50S ribosomal protein L5, producing MATTTTPRLKQKYREEIAGKLRDEFKYENVMQIPGLVKIVVNMGVGDAARDSKLIDGAIRDLTTITGQKPAVTKARKSIAQFKLREGQPIGAHVTLRGDRMWEFLDRTLSLALPRIRDFRGLSPKQFDGRGNYTFGLTEQVMFHEIDQDKIDRVRGMDITVVTTATNDAEGRALLRHLGFPFKEA from the coding sequence ATGGCTACCACCACGACTCCGCGTCTGAAGCAGAAGTACCGCGAGGAGATCGCGGGCAAGCTGCGTGACGAGTTCAAGTACGAGAACGTCATGCAGATCCCCGGCCTCGTCAAGATCGTGGTCAACATGGGTGTGGGCGATGCCGCCCGCGACTCCAAGCTGATCGACGGCGCCATCCGCGACCTCACCACGATCACCGGTCAGAAGCCGGCCGTCACCAAGGCCCGCAAGTCCATCGCGCAGTTCAAGCTGCGTGAGGGTCAGCCGATCGGTGCCCATGTCACGCTTCGTGGCGACCGCATGTGGGAGTTCCTGGACCGCACCCTGTCGCTCGCGCTGCCGCGCATCCGCGACTTCCGTGGTCTGTCCCCCAAGCAGTTCGACGGCCGTGGCAACTACACCTTCGGTCTCACGGAGCAGGTCATGTTCCACGAGATCGACCAGGACAAGATCGACCGTGTCCGGGGTATGGACATCACCGTGGTCACCACGGCGACCAACGACGCTGAGGGCCGCGCGCTCCTTCGTCACCTCGGCTTCCCGTTCAAGGAGGCGTGA
- the rplF gene encoding 50S ribosomal protein L6, giving the protein MSRIGKLPIAVPAGVDVTIDGRTVKVKGPKGELTHTVVAPIEIVKGEDGVLNVTRPNDERQNKALHGLSRTLVANMITGVTTGYVKKLEISGVGYRVTAKGANLEFALGYSHPIVVEAPEGITFKVEAPTRFSVEGIDKQKVGEVAANIRKLRKPDPYKAKGVKYEGEVIRRKVGKAGK; this is encoded by the coding sequence ATGTCGCGCATCGGCAAGCTCCCCATCGCGGTTCCCGCCGGCGTGGACGTCACCATCGACGGCCGTACGGTCAAGGTCAAGGGCCCCAAGGGCGAGCTGACCCACACCGTCGTGGCACCGATCGAGATCGTCAAGGGTGAGGACGGCGTTCTGAACGTCACCCGCCCGAACGACGAGCGTCAGAACAAGGCCCTGCACGGCCTGTCCCGCACGCTGGTGGCGAACATGATCACCGGCGTGACCACGGGTTACGTGAAGAAGCTCGAGATCAGTGGTGTCGGTTACCGAGTGACCGCCAAGGGTGCGAACCTCGAATTCGCGCTCGGCTACAGCCACCCGATCGTGGTCGAGGCCCCCGAAGGCATCACCTTCAAGGTCGAGGCGCCCACGCGTTTCTCGGTCGAGGGCATCGACAAGCAGAAGGTCGGCGAGGTTGCGGCCAACATCCGCAAGCTGCGCAAGCCCGACCCGTACAAGGCCAAGGGCGTCAAGTACGAGGGCGAAGTCATCCGCCGCAAGGTCGGAAAGGCGGGTAAGTAA
- the rpmD gene encoding 50S ribosomal protein L30: MAQLKITQVKSYIGSKQNHRDTLRSLGLKGINTVVVKEDRPEFRGMVHTVRHLVTVEEVD, from the coding sequence ATGGCTCAGCTCAAGATCACGCAGGTCAAGTCCTACATCGGCAGCAAGCAGAACCACCGTGACACTCTGCGGTCGCTTGGTCTCAAGGGGATCAACACCGTGGTCGTCAAGGAGGACCGCCCCGAGTTCCGCGGCATGGTGCATACCGTCCGCCACCTCGTGACGGTCGAGGAGGTCGACTGA
- the rpsE gene encoding 30S ribosomal protein S5, whose product MAGPQRRGGGAGGGERRDRKGRDGGAAAAEKTAYVERVVAINRVAKVVKGGRRFSFTALVVVGDGDGTVGVGYGKAKEVPAAIAKGVEEAKKHFFKVPRIQGTIPHPITGEKAAGVVLLKPASPGTGVIAGGPVRAVLECAGVHDILSKSLGSSNAINIVHATVAALKGLQRPEEIAARRGLPLEDVAPAALLRARAGAGAA is encoded by the coding sequence ATGGCTGGACCCCAGCGCCGCGGTGGCGGTGCCGGTGGCGGCGAGCGGCGGGACCGGAAGGGCCGTGACGGCGGCGCAGCTGCCGCCGAGAAGACCGCGTACGTTGAGCGCGTCGTCGCGATCAACCGCGTCGCCAAGGTTGTGAAGGGTGGTCGTCGCTTCAGCTTCACCGCGCTGGTCGTGGTGGGCGACGGTGACGGCACCGTGGGTGTCGGATACGGCAAGGCCAAGGAGGTGCCGGCCGCCATCGCCAAGGGTGTTGAGGAGGCCAAGAAGCACTTCTTCAAGGTCCCCCGCATCCAGGGCACCATCCCTCACCCGATCACGGGTGAGAAGGCTGCGGGCGTCGTCCTGCTCAAGCCCGCCTCCCCCGGTACCGGCGTCATCGCCGGTGGCCCGGTGCGAGCCGTGCTCGAGTGCGCCGGCGTGCACGACATCCTGTCGAAGTCGCTCGGCTCGTCCAACGCGATCAACATCGTGCACGCGACCGTAGCGGCCCTGAAGGGCCTTCAGCGTCCCGAGGAGATCGCGGCTCGCCGTGGTCTGCCGCTCGAGGACGTCGCTCCCGCGGCTCTGCTGCGTGCGCGTGCCGGGGCTGGTGCTGCGTAA
- the rpsS gene encoding 30S ribosomal protein S19: protein MPRSLKKGPFVDDHLIKKVDSQNEAGTKNVIKTWSRRSMIVPAMLGHTIAVHNGKTHIPVFVTESMVGHKLGEFSPTRTFRGHVKDDRKSKRR from the coding sequence ATGCCTCGTAGCTTGAAGAAGGGGCCCTTCGTCGACGACCACCTGATCAAGAAGGTGGACTCGCAGAACGAAGCCGGCACCAAGAACGTCATCAAGACCTGGTCCCGTCGCTCGATGATCGTCCCGGCGATGCTCGGCCACACGATCGCGGTGCACAACGGCAAGACCCACATCCCGGTGTTCGTCACCGAGTCGATGGTCGGCCACAAGCTCGGCGAGTTCTCGCCGACGCGCACCTTCCGGGGCCACGTCAAGGATGACCGGAAGTCGAAGCGCCGCTAG
- the rpsJ gene encoding 30S ribosomal protein S10, which yields MAGQKIRIRLKAYDHEVIDSSAKKIVETVTRTGASVAGPVPLPTEKNVYCVIKSPHKYKDSREHFEMRTHKRLIDILDPTPKTVDSLMRLDLPAGVDIEIKL from the coding sequence ATGGCGGGACAGAAGATCCGCATTCGGCTCAAGGCCTACGACCACGAGGTCATCGACTCTTCGGCGAAGAAGATCGTCGAGACGGTGACGCGCACGGGTGCGTCGGTCGCGGGCCCGGTGCCGCTGCCCACTGAGAAGAACGTGTACTGCGTCATCAAGTCGCCGCACAAGTACAAGGACTCGCGCGAGCACTTCGAGATGCGCACGCACAAGCGCCTGATCGACATCCTCGACCCGACGCCCAAGACCGTTGACTCTCTGATGCGACTCGACCTCCCGGCCGGTGTCGACATCGAGATCAAGCTCTGA
- the rplR gene encoding 50S ribosomal protein L18, with protein MAYGQKILKGDAYKRAAIKRRHIRIRKRIAGTAERPRLVVTRSNRHIVAQVIDDLKGHTLASASTLDTSIRGGEGDKSAQAKQVGALVAERAKAAGVEAVVFDRGGNQYAGRIAALADAAREAGLKF; from the coding sequence ATGGCATACGGACAGAAGATCCTCAAGGGCGACGCCTACAAGCGCGCCGCGATCAAGCGCCGTCACATCCGGATCCGCAAGCGGATCGCCGGTACGGCGGAGCGTCCTCGCCTGGTGGTGACCCGCTCCAACCGCCACATCGTGGCCCAGGTGATCGACGACCTCAAGGGTCACACCCTTGCGTCGGCGTCCACCCTGGACACCTCGATCCGCGGTGGCGAGGGCGACAAGTCGGCGCAGGCCAAGCAGGTCGGCGCCCTGGTCGCCGAGCGTGCCAAGGCCGCCGGCGTCGAGGCCGTCGTATTCGACCGTGGTGGCAACCAGTACGCCGGGCGCATCGCCGCTCTGGCGGATGCCGCCCGTGAAGCGGGACTCAAGTTCTGA
- the rplB gene encoding 50S ribosomal protein L2: MGIRKYKPTTPGRRGASVADFVEVTRSTPEKSLVRPLHSKGGRNNAGRVTVRHQGGGHKRAYRVIDFRRHDKDGVPAKVAHIEYDPNRTARIALLHYADGEKRYILAPRNLQQGDTVENGPGADIKPGNNLALRNIPVGTTIHAIELRPGGGAKFARSAGTSVQLLAKEGAYAHLRMPSGEIRLVDVRCRATVGEVGNAEQSNINWGKAGRKRWLGVRPTVRGVVMNPVDHPHGGGEGRTSGGRHPVSPWGKKEGRTRSPKKASNKYIVRRRKTNKKR; the protein is encoded by the coding sequence ATGGGAATCCGCAAGTACAAGCCGACTACGCCGGGCCGTCGTGGCGCCAGCGTCGCCGACTTCGTCGAGGTCACGCGGTCCACGCCGGAGAAGTCGCTGGTCCGTCCCCTGCACAGCAAGGGCGGCCGTAACAACGCCGGTCGTGTGACCGTTCGCCACCAGGGTGGCGGACACAAGCGCGCCTACCGTGTGATCGACTTCCGTCGTCACGACAAGGACGGCGTGCCGGCCAAGGTCGCGCACATCGAGTACGACCCCAACCGCACCGCGCGCATCGCGCTGCTGCACTACGCGGACGGCGAGAAGCGCTACATCCTCGCCCCGCGTAACCTCCAGCAGGGCGACACCGTGGAGAACGGTCCCGGGGCCGACATCAAGCCGGGCAACAACCTGGCCCTCCGCAACATCCCGGTCGGTACCACGATCCACGCGATCGAGCTCCGTCCCGGTGGCGGTGCCAAGTTCGCCCGCTCCGCCGGTACCTCCGTGCAGCTCCTCGCGAAGGAGGGCGCCTACGCCCACCTGCGCATGCCGTCCGGTGAGATCCGTCTGGTCGACGTGCGCTGCCGCGCCACCGTCGGCGAGGTCGGCAACGCCGAGCAGAGCAACATCAACTGGGGCAAGGCGGGCCGCAAGCGGTGGCTGGGCGTTCGCCCGACCGTCCGTGGTGTCGTCATGAACCCGGTCGACCACCCGCACGGTGGTGGTGAGGGCCGGACCTCCGGTGGCCGCCACCCCGTGTCCCCGTGGGGCAAGAAGGAAGGCCGTACTCGTTCGCCCAAGAAGGCGTCGAACAAGTACATCGTCCGCCGCCGCAAGACGAACAAGAAGCGCTAA
- the rpsQ gene encoding 30S ribosomal protein S17 — MSESNVTEQNTEARGFRKTREGLVVSDKMDKTVVVAVEDRVKHALYGKVIRRTNKLKAHDEQNAAGVGDRVLLMETRPLSATKRWRVVEILEKAK; from the coding sequence ATGAGCGAGAGCAACGTGACTGAGCAGAACACCGAAGCGCGCGGTTTCCGCAAGACCCGTGAGGGTCTGGTCGTCAGCGACAAGATGGACAAGACCGTCGTCGTCGCCGTCGAGGACCGTGTCAAGCACGCGCTGTACGGCAAGGTCATCCGCCGTACGAACAAGCTCAAGGCCCACGACGAGCAGAACGCCGCGGGTGTCGGCGACCGCGTCCTCCTCATGGAGACCCGGCCGCTGTCCGCGACGAAGCGCTGGCGCGTCGTCGAGATCCTCGAGAAGGCCAAGTAA
- the rplW gene encoding 50S ribosomal protein L23, with amino-acid sequence MAIRHPAIASKAAKAAKAARVAKARRHAAEGKNTVETPLSKSFTDPRDVLLKPVVSEKSYALLDENKYTFIVAPGANKTQIKQAVQAVFDVKVTGVNTINRQGKRKRTKTGFGQRAGSKRAIVTLAEGDRIDIFGGPTA; translated from the coding sequence ATGGCCATCCGTCACCCCGCTATCGCCTCGAAGGCCGCCAAGGCAGCCAAGGCCGCGCGCGTCGCCAAGGCGCGCCGTCACGCCGCCGAGGGCAAGAACACGGTCGAGACCCCGCTGAGCAAGTCCTTCACGGACCCCCGTGACGTGCTGCTCAAGCCGGTCGTCTCCGAGAAGAGCTACGCGCTCCTCGACGAGAACAAGTACACGTTCATCGTCGCCCCGGGCGCCAACAAGACCCAGATCAAGCAGGCCGTCCAGGCGGTCTTCGACGTCAAGGTCACCGGGGTCAACACGATCAACCGCCAGGGCAAGCGCAAGCGCACGAAGACCGGTTTCGGTCAGCGTGCCGGCAGCAAGCGCGCGATCGTGACCCTCGCCGAGGGCGACCGTATCGACATCTTCGGCGGTCCGACCGCCTGA
- a CDS encoding type Z 30S ribosomal protein S14 produces MAKKALIAKAARKPKFGVRGYTRCQRCGRPHSVYRKFGLCRVCLREMAHRGELPGVTKSSW; encoded by the coding sequence ATGGCGAAGAAGGCTCTGATCGCTAAGGCTGCTCGCAAGCCGAAGTTCGGTGTGCGTGGCTACACCCGCTGCCAGCGTTGTGGCCGCCCGCACTCCGTGTACCGCAAGTTCGGCCTGTGCCGCGTGTGCCTTCGTGAGATGGCTCACCGTGGCGAGCTGCCGGGCGTGACCAAGAGCTCCTGGTAA
- the rpmC gene encoding 50S ribosomal protein L29: MSAGTKASELRELGDEELLNKLREAKEELFNLRFQAATGQLENHGRLKAVRKDIARIYTLMRERELGIETVESA, from the coding sequence ATGTCGGCCGGTACCAAGGCGTCCGAGCTGCGCGAACTGGGTGACGAGGAGCTGCTGAACAAGCTCCGCGAAGCCAAGGAAGAGCTGTTCAACCTCCGCTTCCAGGCGGCGACGGGTCAGCTCGAGAACCACGGTCGGCTCAAGGCCGTCCGCAAGGACATCGCGCGGATCTACACCCTGATGCGTGAGCGCGAGCTGGGCATCGAGACGGTGGAGAGCGCCTGA
- the rplN gene encoding 50S ribosomal protein L14, translated as MIQQESRLRVADNTGAKEILCIRVLGGSGRRYAGIGDVIVATVKDAIPGGNVKKGDVVKAVIVRTVKERRRPDGSYIRFDENAAVILKNDGDPRGTRIFGPVGRELREKKFMKIISLAPEVL; from the coding sequence GTGATCCAGCAGGAGTCGCGACTGCGCGTCGCCGACAACACTGGTGCGAAGGAAATCCTTTGCATCCGTGTGCTCGGTGGCTCCGGTCGCCGCTACGCGGGCATCGGTGACGTCATCGTCGCCACCGTCAAGGACGCGATCCCCGGTGGCAACGTGAAGAAGGGTGACGTCGTCAAGGCGGTCATCGTTCGCACCGTCAAGGAGCGCCGCCGTCCGGACGGCTCGTACATCCGCTTCGACGAGAACGCCGCCGTCATTCTGAAGAACGACGGTGACCCTCGCGGCACCCGCATCTTCGGCCCGGTCGGGCGCGAGCTGCGCGAGAAGAAGTTCATGAAGATCATCTCGCTGGCTCCGGAGGTGCTGTAA
- the rplP gene encoding 50S ribosomal protein L16 has product MLIPRRVKHRKQHHPKRRGQAKGGTTVAFGEYGIQALTPAYVTNRQIEAARIAMTRHIKRGGKVWINIYPDRPLTKKPAETRMGSGKGSPEWWIANVHPGRVMFELSYPNEKIAREALTRAAHKLPMKCRIVKREAGEA; this is encoded by the coding sequence ATGCTGATCCCCCGTAGGGTCAAGCACCGCAAGCAGCACCACCCGAAGCGCCGCGGTCAGGCCAAGGGTGGTACGACGGTCGCGTTCGGCGAGTACGGCATTCAGGCCCTCACGCCGGCGTACGTGACCAACCGCCAGATCGAGGCGGCTCGTATCGCGATGACCCGCCACATCAAGCGTGGCGGCAAGGTCTGGATCAACATCTACCCGGACCGCCCGCTGACCAAGAAGCCCGCCGAGACCCGCATGGGTTCCGGTAAGGGTTCCCCCGAGTGGTGGATCGCGAACGTGCACCCGGGCCGGGTGATGTTCGAACTGTCCTACCCGAACGAGAAGATCGCCCGTGAGGCGCTTACTCGCGCAGCCCACAAGCTGCCGATGAAGTGCCGGATCGTCAAGCGCGAGGCAGGTGAAGCGTGA
- the rplV gene encoding 50S ribosomal protein L22: MEARAQARYIRVTPMKARRVVDLIRGMDATEAQAVLRFAPQAASVPVGKVLDSAIANAAHNYDHTDVDSLVISEAYVDEGPTLKRFRPRAQGRAYRIRKRTSHITVVVSSKEGTR; encoded by the coding sequence ATGGAAGCCAGGGCCCAGGCGCGGTACATCCGCGTCACGCCCATGAAGGCCCGCCGCGTGGTGGACCTCATCCGTGGCATGGACGCCACGGAGGCCCAGGCCGTCCTGCGATTCGCTCCGCAGGCCGCCTCCGTGCCGGTCGGCAAGGTGCTCGACAGCGCCATCGCCAACGCCGCGCACAACTACGACCACACCGACGTCGACAGCCTCGTCATTTCCGAGGCCTACGTCGACGAGGGCCCGACCCTGAAGCGGTTCCGTCCGCGTGCCCAGGGCCGTGCCTACCGGATCCGCAAGCGGACCAGCCACATCACCGTGGTCGTCAGCAGCAAGGAAGGAACCCGGTAA
- the rplC gene encoding 50S ribosomal protein L3 encodes MTKQIKGILGEKLGMTQVWDENNRVVPVTVVKAGPNVVTQVRTNDVDGYESVQIAFGEIDPRKVNKPLKGHFAKADVTPRRHLVEIRTADASEYTLGQEITAEVFEAGVKVDVTGKSKGKGFAGVMKRHNFKGLGAGHGTQRKHRSPGSIGGCATPGRVFKGLRMAGRMGNERVTTQNLTVHAVDAEKGLLLIKGAVPGPNGGLVLVRTAAKGA; translated from the coding sequence ATGACTAAGCAGATCAAGGGCATCCTGGGCGAGAAGCTCGGCATGACGCAGGTGTGGGACGAGAACAACCGTGTTGTTCCGGTCACCGTCGTCAAGGCCGGCCCCAACGTCGTCACCCAGGTTCGTACGAACGATGTCGACGGCTACGAGTCGGTCCAGATCGCCTTCGGCGAGATCGACCCGCGCAAGGTGAACAAGCCCCTCAAGGGCCACTTCGCCAAGGCCGACGTCACTCCCCGCCGCCACCTCGTCGAGATCCGCACCGCGGACGCCTCCGAGTACACGCTGGGCCAGGAGATCACCGCTGAGGTGTTCGAGGCCGGCGTGAAGGTCGACGTGACCGGCAAGAGCAAGGGCAAGGGCTTCGCCGGTGTCATGAAGCGTCACAACTTCAAGGGCCTCGGCGCCGGACACGGCACCCAGCGCAAGCACCGCTCCCCCGGCTCCATCGGTGGCTGTGCCACCCCGGGCCGTGTGTTCAAGGGCCTCCGTATGGCGGGTCGCATGGGCAACGAGCGGGTCACCACCCAGAACCTGACCGTCCACGCCGTTGACGCGGAGAAGGGTCTGCTGCTCATCAAGGGCGCGGTTCCCGGTCCGAACGGCGGCCTCGTCCTGGTCCGCACCGCGGCCAAGGGGGCCTGA
- the rplD gene encoding 50S ribosomal protein L4, producing the protein MSTVDILSPAGDKAGTVELPAEIFDVEKISIPLIHQVVVAQLAAARQGTHKTKRRGEVRGGGKKPYRQKGTGRARQGSTRAPQFAGGGVVHGPVPRDYSQRTPKKMKAAALRHALTDRARHNRIHVVSGVIEGANPSTKAARSLFGKISERKNLLLVVERADEAAWLSARNLPQVHILEPGQLNTYDVLVSDDVVFTQAAFESFVSGPKATDTEGSEV; encoded by the coding sequence ATGAGCACTGTTGACATCCTTTCGCCGGCGGGCGACAAGGCCGGTACCGTCGAGCTCCCCGCGGAGATCTTCGACGTGGAAAAGATCAGCATTCCGCTGATCCACCAGGTCGTCGTCGCGCAGCTGGCCGCTGCCCGCCAGGGCACCCACAAGACCAAGAGGCGTGGCGAGGTCCGCGGCGGTGGCAAGAAGCCGTACCGCCAGAAGGGCACCGGTCGCGCCCGTCAGGGCTCGACCCGCGCGCCGCAGTTCGCCGGTGGTGGCGTCGTGCACGGTCCCGTGCCGCGTGACTACTCGCAGCGCACCCCGAAGAAGATGAAGGCCGCGGCCCTGCGCCACGCCCTCACCGACCGGGCGCGTCACAACCGCATCCACGTCGTCTCCGGCGTGATCGAGGGCGCGAACCCCAGCACGAAGGCCGCCAGGAGCCTGTTCGGCAAGATCTCGGAGCGCAAGAACCTGCTCCTGGTCGTCGAGCGCGCCGACGAGGCCGCGTGGCTGTCCGCCCGCAACCTGCCCCAGGTCCACATCCTGGAGCCGGGCCAGCTGAACACGTACGACGTTCTCGTCTCGGACGACGTGGTCTTCACCCAGGCCGCTTTCGAGTCCTTCGTGTCCGGCCCGAAGGCCACTGACACCGAAGGGAGCGAGGTCTGA
- the rplO gene encoding 50S ribosomal protein L15, which yields MAENNPLKIHNLRPAPGAKTAKTRVGRGEASKGKTAGRGTKGTKARYQVPERFEGGQMPLHMRLPKLKGFKNPFKTEYQVVNLDKLASLYPEGGEVTVESLIAKGAVRKNSLVKVLGQGEISVALQVTVDAVSGSAKEKITAAGGTVTELV from the coding sequence ATGGCGGAGAACAACCCGCTGAAGATCCACAACCTCCGTCCCGCCCCGGGCGCCAAGACCGCGAAGACCCGTGTGGGTCGCGGTGAGGCGTCGAAGGGTAAGACGGCCGGTCGTGGTACCAAGGGCACGAAGGCCCGCTACCAGGTTCCGGAGCGCTTCGAGGGTGGCCAGATGCCCCTCCACATGCGTCTCCCGAAGCTCAAGGGCTTCAAGAACCCGTTCAAGACCGAGTACCAGGTCGTGAACCTCGACAAGCTGGCCTCTCTCTACCCCGAGGGTGGTGAGGTCACCGTCGAGTCGCTGATCGCGAAGGGTGCCGTTCGCAAGAACAGCCTCGTCAAGGTCCTCGGCCAGGGCGAGATCTCCGTGGCGCTCCAGGTGACGGTCGACGCCGTCTCCGGTTCCGCCAAGGAGAAGATCACCGCCGCCGGCGGCACGGTCACCGAGCTCGTCTGA
- the rpsC gene encoding 30S ribosomal protein S3, giving the protein MGQKVNPHGFRLGVTTDFKSRWYADKLYKDYVKEDVAIRRMMTSGMERAGISKVEIERTRDRVRVDIHTARPGIVIGRRGAEADRIRGDLEKLTGKQVQLNILEVKNPETDAQLVAQAVAEQLSSRVSFRRAMRKSMQSAMKAGAKGIKIQCGGRLGGAEMSRSEFYREGRVPLHTLRANVDYGFFEAKTTFGRIGVKVWIYKGDVKNIAEVRAENAAARAGNRPARGGADRPARGGRGGERGGRGRKPQQAAGAEAPKAEAPASAPAESTGTEA; this is encoded by the coding sequence ATGGGCCAGAAGGTAAACCCGCACGGGTTCCGGCTCGGTGTCACGACCGACTTCAAGTCGCGTTGGTACGCCGACAAGCTGTACAAGGACTACGTCAAGGAAGACGTCGCCATCCGTCGGATGATGACGTCCGGCATGGAGCGCGCCGGCATCTCCAAGGTGGAGATCGAGCGCACCCGTGACCGCGTGCGTGTGGACATCCACACCGCTCGTCCGGGCATCGTCATCGGCCGCCGTGGCGCCGAGGCCGACCGCATCCGCGGTGACCTCGAGAAGCTCACGGGCAAGCAGGTCCAGCTGAACATCCTCGAGGTCAAGAACCCCGAGACCGATGCCCAGCTGGTCGCCCAGGCCGTCGCCGAGCAGCTCTCCTCCCGCGTCTCCTTCCGTCGGGCCATGCGCAAGAGCATGCAGTCCGCCATGAAGGCCGGCGCCAAGGGCATCAAGATCCAGTGCGGTGGCCGCCTCGGTGGCGCCGAGATGTCCCGCTCGGAGTTCTACCGCGAGGGCCGCGTGCCCCTGCACACGCTCCGCGCGAACGTGGACTACGGCTTCTTCGAGGCCAAGACGACCTTCGGCCGCATCGGTGTGAAGGTCTGGATCTACAAGGGCGATGTCAAGAACATCGCTGAGGTCCGCGCCGAGAACGCCGCTGCCCGTGCGGGTAACCGCCCGGCCCGCGGTGGCGCCGACCGCCCGGCCCGTGGTGGCCGCGGTGGCGAGCGTGGCGGGCGCGGTCGCAAGCCGCAGCAGGCTGCCGGCGCCGAGGCCCCCAAGGCCGAGGCTCCCGCGTCCGCTCCGGCTGAGAGCACCGGAACGGAGGCCTGA
- the rplX gene encoding 50S ribosomal protein L24 yields the protein MKIKKGDLVQVITGKDKGKQGKVIAAYPREDRVLVEGVNRVKKHTKAGPTASGSQAGGIVTTEAPIHVSNVQLVVEKDGDKVVTRVGYRFDDEGNKIRVAKRTGEDI from the coding sequence ATGAAGATCAAGAAGGGCGACCTGGTCCAGGTCATCACCGGCAAGGACAAGGGCAAGCAGGGCAAGGTCATTGCCGCTTACCCGCGCGAGGACCGCGTCCTGGTCGAGGGTGTCAACCGGGTCAAGAAGCACACCAAGGCCGGCCCCACCGCCAGCGGTTCCCAGGCCGGCGGCATCGTGACCACCGAGGCCCCGATCCACGTCTCCAACGTTCAGTTGGTCGTGGAGAAGGACGGCGACAAGGTCGTCACGCGCGTCGGTTACCGCTTCGACGACGAGGGCAACAAGATCCGCGTTGCCAAGCGGACGGGTGAGGACATCTGA
- the rpsH gene encoding 30S ribosomal protein S8: MTMTDPIADMLTRLRNANSAYHDSVTMPASKIKSHIAEILQQEGFITGWKVEDAEVGKNLVLELKFGPNRERSIAGIKRISKPGLRVYAKSTNLPKVLGGLGVAIISTSHGLLTDKQAGKKGVGGEVLAYVW, from the coding sequence ATGACCATGACTGATCCGATCGCAGACATGCTTACGCGTCTGCGGAACGCGAACTCGGCATACCACGACTCCGTGACGATGCCGGCATCGAAGATCAAGTCTCACATCGCGGAGATCCTCCAGCAGGAGGGCTTCATCACGGGCTGGAAGGTCGAGGACGCCGAAGTCGGCAAGAACCTCGTCCTGGAGCTGAAGTTCGGCCCCAACCGTGAGCGCTCCATCGCGGGGATCAAGCGCATCTCCAAGCCCGGTCTCCGGGTGTACGCGAAGTCCACCAACCTGCCGAAGGTGCTGGGCGGCCTGGGCGTGGCGATCATCTCCACGTCGCACGGTCTCCTCACCGACAAGCAGGCCGGCAAGAAGGGCGTGGGTGGGGAAGTCCTCGCCTACGTCTGGTAG